One window of Nymphaea colorata isolate Beijing-Zhang1983 chromosome 1, ASM883128v2, whole genome shotgun sequence genomic DNA carries:
- the LOC116255599 gene encoding glyoxylate/hydroxypyruvate/pyruvate reductase 2KGR-like: MRTAWLIRTAWPLQFSGKTVGIVGLGRIGMAIAKRSEAFGCTVIYHSRSENPGANYRFYSNLVDLAADSDILVLACPLTDETHHIVNMTVINALGPDGVLVNIGRGSLVDEPELVKALLDKRLGGAGLDVFEWEPEPPKELLDLDNVVLLPHVGSSTVETAKDMADLVVKNLEAYAMGRPLLTPVL, from the coding sequence ATGCGTACTGCATGGCTTATCCGTACTGCATGGCCTTTGCAGTTCAGTGGAAAAACAGTTGGCATTGTGGGACTTGGTCGAATTGGGATGGCCATTGCCAAGAGAAGTGAGGCTTTTGGCTGCACCGTTATTTACCATTCACGATCAGAAAACCCAGGTGCAAACTACAGGTTTTACTCAAATTTAGTAGATCTTGCTGCTGACAGTGACATTCTGGTACTAGCATGCCCCTTAACTGATGAAACTCATCACATTGTAAACATGACCGTCATAAATGCATTGGGTCCAGATGGAGTTCTTGTGAACATTGGTCGTGGCTCTCTTGTTGATGAGCCAGAATTAGTCAAGGCGTTATTAGATAAGAGACTTGGTGGCGCTGGACTTGATGTATTTGAATGGGAGCCTGAACCACCTAAAGAACTGCTTGATCTGGACAATGTCGTGCTGTTGCCACATGTTGGAAGTTCAACTGTGGAAACTGCAAAGGACATGGCCGACTTGGTGGTGAAAAATCTGGAGGCTTATGCAATGGGAAGGCCTTTGTTGACGCCAGTGCTATAG